Proteins from a single region of Streptococcus mitis:
- a CDS encoding YtxH domain-containing protein — protein sequence MGKLSSILLGTVSGAALALFLTSDKGKQVCSQAQDFLDDLREDPEYAKEQVCEKLTEVKEQATDFVLKTKEQVEAGEITVDSVLAQAKSCARQATEASKERFNNLKEQWQEKAETLDESEEIVIDITEE from the coding sequence ATGGGTAAACTATCCTCAATCCTTTTAGGAACCGTTTCAGGTGCAGCTCTTGCCTTGTTTTTAACAAGCGACAAGGGCAAACAAGTTTGCAGTCAAGCTCAAGATTTTCTAGACGATTTGAGAGAAGATCCTGAGTATGCCAAGGAGCAGGTCTGTGAAAAACTGACAGAAGTCAAGGAGCAGGCTACAGATTTTGTTCTTAAAACCAAAGAACAGGTTGAGGCAGGAGAAATCACTGTGGACAGCGTACTTGCTCAAGCCAAATCATGTGCTCGTCAAGCGACAGAAGCATCAAAAGAACGATTCAATAATCTCAAAGAGCAATGGCAAGAAAAGGCCGAAACTCTTGATGAATCAGAAGAGATTGTTATTGACATAACAGAAGAATAA